The Syntrophobotulus glycolicus DSM 8271 DNA window TATTGTAAGATAGTCACATAGTAAACCTTATAGTAAGGATAAAGTCAATACTGGAGGCACTTAAAATGAACCCAAGTATACTAATTGGTGAAATGGCTCAGATACACGGGATATCTGCTCAAACATTGAGGTATTACGACAGGATTGATCTATTTAAACCTTCCTATACAAATGAAGAATCCGGTTACAGGTATTATGGGATTGAACAATTTGCCCATCTGGAATCCATTCTTTTTTTAAAGGGCATGGGAATGCCGCTTAAAGAGATTAAAAATTATTTTCAAAATCGGGGATTGAATTCCATGCTGGAATTATTGCAGAAAAGAATGGATTTTATTAATAACGAAATAGTTAAGTTAAGTAATAAAAAGAAAAAAATAGGTTCGATACTGGAAAAAGTAAATAATTATCTGGATAAGAATATTATGGGGAAATGCCGAATTCAACAGATGCCGCAAAGAGATATGCTGTTTTTTACTTTTGGGACCAGCGATATCTATGTTGAGCATGAGTTTGGCATTAAAAA harbors:
- a CDS encoding MerR family transcriptional regulator codes for the protein MNPSILIGEMAQIHGISAQTLRYYDRIDLFKPSYTNEESGYRYYGIEQFAHLESILFLKGMGMPLKEIKNYFQNRGLNSMLELLQKRMDFINNEIVKLSNKKKKIGSILEKVNNYLDKNIMGKCRIQQMPQRDMLFFTFGTSDIYVEHEFGIKKLGMEIKNIDELYLNPFGSVIDKSEIEKGGSSNYKGITMVFENEVPDNVATVPLPEGTYAVMAFAGTYKDIDLYLQEIIKWIKENGWRIIGDALVLIITDKAYSDYEYEYISEIQIPVNK